One genomic window of Salvia miltiorrhiza cultivar Shanhuang (shh) chromosome 4, IMPLAD_Smil_shh, whole genome shotgun sequence includes the following:
- the LOC131023159 gene encoding uncharacterized protein LOC131023159 encodes MVRPSSASNRCSTVPCGVENPNAVNSGVRSSAFRPSPIRPIRLITDPAAPPVGARHGGESKQQSNIILFIDDFSCSASRIIAGDLRLRGASSVPANGDVVASLCVLCVCAAQPLPTVPATVVICSSPSVSARRRLCHHKPGDRRPLKQSTHRRLLRFWWPNSGGRIRQRFWWTDLVAAVSVGSPTSTNQVPKTAHQLFDKKHQRPILALPCLAAVCLLFPAPAAGVFWFHMTSLGGLNLPIVSNNFACNNSPMNDYTKTGAGSAGGNGADSAFVEEREVAIPNATAISNPNDSDVGAEKMPNSKSYDDITMNRPPRRPDLAAHWFYSLRPTKEGEQFSLKVPQHLYAQEVSKEFSHAIIGRLLLRKGDKPQPALLLKAELHKIWKLESEWQLIPLGKGYYTLAFRTPEDKTRAKAKPVWELSCGHVRLREWSKHFDPFKEHSSMANVWVRIHYLPIEYWHPEILAGIGRYIGHPIKIDGASARRDFGQFARLLIELDMSKSFPTTLLIDNDTFSFYVEFTYENLPFYCSKCKLTGHPTEKCRKILVKKVVEEDVQDRSQQPLVKNGKQWQPISGDARDEREHEQETAKGDRPVEVGSRREGIQVSPARLDPECYSLQKNDHQKQLGLPVSASNNSFALLDNEGTELLEEPEQQRRPVNISAIHDGHISEEVSDEDEEVNYDSSGKYVSTTDDIAVNNALKAQRLEQILAIAKAPMPETVAPAKRRGRPSKQEQAARAAENTANRPADTSIKSRLRNTGDTSRTFVIDKSNRDSALAMESVAKESWAEEVERSGAASANINQF; translated from the exons atggTCAGACCCAGCAGCGCCTCCAACAGATGCTCTACTGTACCATGCGGAGTTGAAAACCCCAACGCCGTTAACTCCGGAGTCCGGAGCTCGGCGTTTCGCCCATCGCCGATCCGCCCGATCCGCCTCATCACCGATCCAGCAGCGCCTCCAGTCGGAGCTCGGCATGGCGGAGAGAGCAAGCAGCAGTCGAACATTATACTGTTCATCGACGACTTTTCCTGCAGCGCCTCAAGGATAATCGCAGGCGATCTGCGTCTGCGCGGCGCCAGCTCCGTGCCGGCGAACGGCGACGTTGTGGCGTCCCTCTGT GTGCTCTGCGTCTGCGCGGCGCAACCTCTCCCCACCGTCCCGGCGACCGTCGTCATCTGCAGTTCACCCTCTGTGTCTGCGCGGCGCCGGCTCTGTCACCACAAGCCCGGCGACCGGCGTCCTCTGAAGCAGTCAACCCACAGGCGGTTGCTGCGTTTCTGGTGGCCAAATTCTGGTGGCCGGATTCGACAGCGTTTCTGGTGGACCGATCTGGTGGCTGCTGTCTCCGTGGGGTCTCCAACCTCCACAAACCAGGTCCCAAAAACAGCACACCAGCTGTTTGACAAAAAGCACCAAAGACCGATTTTGGCTCTCCCTTGTTTAGCTGCTGTCTGTTTGCTTTTTCCGGCGCCTGCTGCAGGAGTTTTTTGGTTCCACATGACTTCTCTGGGAGGTCTGAATCTCCCAATAGTTTCGAACAATTTTGCCTGCAATAATTCCCCGATGAACGACTACACAAAGACTGGTGCGGGCTCGGCTGGCGGTAACGGAGCAGATTCTGCTTTTGTGGAGGAACGAGAAGTTGCTATACCCAATGCCACAGCTATCTCAAACCCTAATGATTCGGATGTGGGGGCTGAAAAAATGCCCAACTCCAAATCGTATGATGATATCACGATGAACAGGCCACCGAGACGTCCCGACCTAGCTGCTCATTGGTTTTACTCATTACGTCCCACCAAAGAGGGAGAGCAGTTTTCCTTAAAAGTTCCACAGCACCTATATGCGCAAGAAGTCAGTAAGGAATTCTCTCATGCTATTATTGGTCGTCTTCTCCTTCGTAAAGGAGACAAACCTCAACCTGCATTGCTTCTCAAGGCAGAACTTCacaaaatttggaaattagaATCTGAGTGGCAACTTATTCCTCTTGGGAAAGGGTATTATACGCTGGCTTTCCGGACTCCTGAAGACAAAACTCGTGCTAAAGCCAAGCCGGTCTGGGAATTATCTTGTGGTCATGTACGTCTTCGAGAATGGTCCAAACACTTTGATCCATTTAAAGAGCATTCTTCCATGGCGAATGTATGGGTGAGGATACATTATTTGCCAATTGAGTATTGGCATCCTGAGATTCTAGCCGGGATTGGGCGGTACATTGGTCATCCTATTAAAATTGATGGAGCCTCGGCTCGTCGTGATTTTGGGCAGTTCGCGCGCCTTcttattgagttagatatgtcCAAATCCTTTCCTACTACCCTCTTAATTGATAACGATACTTTTTCGTTCTATGTTGAATTCACGTATGAGAATTTACCTTTCTATTGCTCAAAATGTAAACTTACAGGACATCCCACCGAAAAGTGTCGGAAAATTTTGGTTAAGAAGGTTGTGGAAGAGGATGTTCAAGATAGAAGTCAACAGCCTTTGGTTAAAAATGGGAAACAGTGGCAACCCATCTCTGGTGATgcaagagatgagagagaacaTGAGCAGGAGACAGCAAAGGGAGATAGGCCGGTTGAGGTGGGTTCGAGACGCGAAGGCATACAGGTTTCCCCAGCTCGTTTGGACCCGGAATGTTACTCACTTCAGAAAAATGATCACCAGAAACAGTTAGGCTTGCCGGTTTCGGCGTCGAACAACAGTTTTGCCCTGTTGGATAACGAAGGCACTGAATTGCTTGAAGAaccggagcagcagcggcgg CCAGTCAACATTTCTGCGATCCATGATGGCCATATCTCGGAGGAGGTTTCGGATGAGGATGAAGAAGTGAACTATGACAGCAGTGGGAAGTACGTTTCCACAACGGATGATATTGCTGTTAATAATGCCTTGAAAGCTCAAAGACTTGAGCAGATTTTGGCGATAGCTAAAGCGCCCATGCCAGAAACAGTTGCTCCTGCTAAGCGACGAGGAAGACCATCCAAACAGGAGCAAGCTGCTAGGGCAGCGGAGAACACAGCGAATAGGCCAGCGGACACAAGCATTAAAAGTAGACTTCGTAACACGGGTGATACGTCGCGTACTTTTGTGATTGATAAAAGTAATAGAGACAGCGCTCTAGCCATGGAGAGCGTCGCCAAAGAGAGCTGGGCGGAAGAGGTTGAAAGAAGCGGAGCTGCCTCCGCTAACATAAATCAATtctga